Proteins co-encoded in one Candida albicans SC5314 chromosome 3, complete sequence genomic window:
- the DNM1 gene encoding dynamin-related GTPase (Putative dynamin-related GTPase; transcript upregulated inbRHE model of oral candidiasis; transcript regulated by Nrg1, Mig1, and Tup1), with translation MSFQDLIPVVNKLQDIVTTTQVSDIDLPILAVVGSQSCGKSSVLENIVGKDFLPRGTGIVTRRPLVLQLINVSEDDPIVTKVPPQQQQQQQQQSQSQYSDSSDEINLEDHLRKMNGSTKSKKPSAEWGEFLHIPNKRFYNFSDIRREIENETLRIAGQNKGISRLPINLKIYSPNVLNLTLVDLPGLTKIPIGDQPTDIEKQTRSLILEYISKQNCIILAVSPANVDLVNSESLKLGRQVDPTGKRTIGILTKLDLMDQGTNALDILKGNVYPLKLGFIGIVNRSQQDISEHKSLDESLFDEQQFFANHPAYKTMAKRCGTKYLAQTLNKILMNHIRERLPDIKAKLNTLIGQTEHELASYGDGFGFGDSKESRGAMVLTLMTKFANSFVGSIEGTSVNETAARELCGGARIYYIYNEIFGSQLASINPTHNLSIHDIRTAIRNSTGPRPSLFVPELAFDILVKPQIKLLEAPAHRCVELVYEELMKIVHSVCTADIGTEMSRYPRLQNKLIEVVSDLLRERLGPTIKYVESLIEINKAYINTNHPNFVGAAKAMSIVVAEREKQKELESSSRLRLASERILNKKNHKDYEEEEEEDKENQDGNNSEEVVEDLEADIKSVDDVIPKSNRRRATSTRTYSVRSESTSGHYHQHQHHQGHLHQQSSSSYLNYFLGKDPVVHQQHLQTQAQLNPTPFKFPPPQEASSLQFNTTFINSNTSTTTPIANNNHNHHNGGMMSTFENNSNLPDEFGNKLALSDSTVSSFESDELIHELSEREQMECELIRRLIISYFSIVRETIQDQVPKAIMCLLVNHIKQEIQNRLVVKLYNENMFDELLQEDETIQAEREKCIELLKTYREASDIISEVF, from the coding sequence ATGTCGTTTCAAGATCTCATACCAGTAGTCAATAAACTACAAGATATAGTTACTACCACTCAAGTATCTGATATTGATTTACCCATTTTAGCAGTTGTGGGTTCTCAATCTTGTGGTAAATCCTCTGTGTTGGAGAATATTGTTGGTAAAGATTTTTTACCTCGAGGAACTGGGATCGTTACTAGAAGACCATTGGTattacaattgattaatgtTAGTGAAGATGATCCTATTGTTACAAAAGTCCCCcctcaacaacagcagcagcagcagcagcaactGCAACTGCAATATTCTGATTCACTGGATGAGATTAATTTGGAAGATCATTTGAGAAAAATGAATGGTAGTACTAAAAGTAAGAAACCATCTGCTGAATGGGGTGAATTCTTACATATCCCTAATAAACgattttataatttcaGTGACATTAGaagagaaattgaaaatgaaacttTAAGAATTGCTGGTCAAAATAAGGGTATCAGTAGATTACCAATCAATCTCAAGATTTATTCACCTAATGTATTGAATTTAACATTAGTTGATTTACCAGGTTTGACCAAAATTCCTATTGGAGATCAACCAACAGATATTGAAAAGCAAACTAGGAGTTTAATTTTAGAATATATTTCTAAACAAAATTGTATTATATTGGCAGTATCACCTGCTAATGTTGATTTGGTTAATTCTGAATCTCTTAAATTGGGCAGACAAGTTGATCCTACTGGGAAAAGAACGATTGGGATTTTAAcaaaattggatttaatGGATCAAGGTACTAATGCCTTAGATATCTTAAAGGGGAATGTTTATCCATTGAAATTAGGATTTATTGGTATTGTTAATCGTTCACAACAAGATATTTCTGAACATAAATCTTTAGATGAATCTTTATTTGAtgaacaacaatttttcGCTAATCATCCGGCCTATAAAACTATGGCTAAAAGATGTGGTACAAAATATTTGGCACAAACTTTAAATAAGATTTTAATGAATCATATTAGAGAAAGATTACCTGATATTAAGGCAAAATTAAATACTTTAATTGGTCAAACAGAACATGAATTGGCTTCATATGGTGATGGGTTTGGATTTGGTGATTCTAAAGAATCTCGTGGAGCCATGGTTTTAACTTTAATGACAAAATTTGCTAATTCATTTGTTGGGTCCATTGAAGGCACATCAGTTAATGAAACTGCTGCTAGAGAATTATGTGGTGGGGCAcgtatttattatatttataatgaaatttttggtTCCCAATTGGCATCAATTAACCCTACCCATAATTTGTCCATTCATGATATCAGAACAGCAATTAGAAATTCTACTGGACCTAGACCTTCATTATTTGTTCCAGAATTGGCATTTGACATTTTGGTCAAACctcaaattaaattattagaagcTCCAGCTCATAGATGTGTTGAATTGGTTTatgaagaattgatgaaaattgTTCACAGTGTTTGTACAGCTGATATTGGTACTGAAATGAGTAGATATCCACGtttacaaaacaaattaattgaagttGTTAGTGATTTATTAAGAGAAAGATTAGGACCAACTATTAAATATGTTGAgtcattaattgaaatcaataagGCATATATTAACACCAATCATCCTAATTTTGTTGGTGCTGCTAAAGCTATGagtattgttgttgctgagCGGGAAAAGCAAAAGGAATTGGAACTGTCTAGTAGATTGAGATTAGCCAGTGAAAGAATTttaaataagaaaaatcataaagattatgaagaagaagaagaagaagacaaGGAGAATCAAGATGGGAATAACAGTGAAGAAGTGGTTGAAGATCTTGAGGCTGATATCAAATCGGTTGATGATGTAATACCTAAATCTAATCGTCGACGTGCAACATCTACAAGAACTTATTCTGTTAGATCAGAATCAACTTCAGgtcattatcatcaacatcaacatcatcaagGTCATCTCCATCAACAATCATCTTCAAgttatttgaattatttcCTTGGAAAAGATCCAGTGGTTCATCAACAGCATTTACAAACACAAGCACAATTGAATCCAACTCCATTCAAATTCCCTCCACCACAAGAAGCCAGTTCATTACAATTTAATACTACTTTTATAAATAGTAATACTTCCACCACCACACCTATTGCTAATAAcaatcataatcatcataaCGGTGGGATGATGCTGACTTTTGAGaataattctaatttaCCCGATGAATTTGGTAATAAATTGGCATTGTCAGATTCCACTGTAAGTTCATTTGAATCAGATGAATTAATTCATGAATTGAGTGAACGTGAACAAATGGAATGTGAATTAATTAGACgattaattatttcttATTTCAGTATTGTTAGAGAAACAATTCAAGATCAAGTACCTAAAGCTATTATGTGTTTATTAGTCAATCATattaaacaagaaattcaaaatcgATTGGTGgttaaattatataatgaaaatatgtttgatgaattattacaaGAAGATGAAACTATTCAGGCTGAACGTGAAAAATGCAtagaattattgaaaacataTAGAGAAGCTTCTGATATAATTAGTGAAGTCTTTTAA
- the OST1 gene encoding dolichyl-diphosphooligosaccharide--protein glycotransferase subunit (Alpha subunit of the oligosaccharyltransferase complex of the ER lumen; catalyzes asparagine-linked glycosylation of newly synthesized proteins; Spider biofilm repressed): MWKFFITLGVIFSICSAQLLDTVSFDSNWENLHYIRNVDLNKGFVKETDLIEIKNINSKPQDEYYFTINDGFDSVNELSVFSAFLNDNLLEVKVDEIVANKVFKLKLPVPIAPNSNVELKINYVYIDTLVPIPTKISMDAVQQLLFKTNKFPYSPYLTKEYTLSLTGMSKGQEMQLHIDVNATEGTPDLKPRVDNQTLKYGPIAEDIQAFTLSPMGLLYDHNRPVTKAVNLNRSIWLPASDVNKVSIEEYYELTHVGAALDSGFSRIDWMKGRYEGTRNHWALSHLELPLLDRDLDGYYYTDKVGVVSSHKVVKNHLLLSPRYPLFGGWNYNFTFGWSEDLSRFLHKLHDTSDEYIIKFPILNSLRDVTYGDVYLEFYLPENAEFQNVSSPIPFESITIDNELSYLDVSKGHTKVTVHYKNLFDDLHKLDVFVKYKYTKINFVYKIVRISGFVFIGLISYYLLGLLDLSI; encoded by the coding sequence ATGtggaaatttttcattacaTTAGGAGTTATATTCTCCATATGTAGTGCTCAATTATTAGACACGGTTTCATTTGATTCCAATTGGGAAAATTTACATTATATACGTAATGTTGATCTTAATAAAGGATTTGTTAAAGAAACCGATTTAATTGAgattaaaaatataaattcaaaaccTCAAGATGAATATTATTTCACTATTAATGATGGATTTGATAGTgttaatgaattatcaGTTTTTTCTGCTTTTTTAAATGACAATCTACTTGAAGTTAAAGTTGACGAAATTGTTGCCaataaagttttcaaattgaaattaccaGTTCCAATTGCTCCTAATTCCAATGTTGAACTTAAGATTAATTATGTTTATATTGATACTTTAGTTCCTATTCCAACTAAAATTTCCATGGATGCCGTTCAACAATTGTTATTCAAGACAAATAAATTCCCATATTCACCTTATCTCACTAAAGAATATACTTTATCTCTCACTGGGATGTCAAAGGGACAAGAAATGCAATTACATATCGATGTCAATGCCACAGAAGGTACACCAGACCTTAAACCAAGAGTTGATAACCAAACATTGAAATATGGTCCTATTGCCGAAGACATTCAAGCTTTTACATTACTGCCAATGGGATTATTGTATGATCATAATCGTCCAGTAACAAAAGCCGTCAATTTAAATAGATCTATTTGGTTACCAGCATCTGATGTCAATAAAGTATCCATTGAAGAATACTATGAATTGACCCATGTCGGTGCTGCCTTGGATTCAGGATTTTCTCGTATTGATTGGATGAAAGGTAGATACGAAGGAACTAGAAACCATTGGGCATTAAGTCATTTAGAACTCCCTTTGTTAGATAGAGATTTAGatggttattattataccGATAAAGTTGGAGTTGTTTCATCTCACAAGGTTGTTAAAAACCATCTATTATTACTGCCAAGATATCCATTATTTGGTGGATGGAATTATAATTTCACTTTTGGTTGGTCTGAAGATTTATCAAGATTTCTTCATAAATTACATGATACCTCTGATGAatatattatcaaattccCCATTTTGAATTCACTTAGAGATGTTACTTATGGTGATGTATATTTAGAATTCTATTTACCAGAAAATGCCGAATTTCAAAATGTATCATCTCCAATCCCATTTGAATCAATCactattgataatgaattatcatATTTAGATGTTTCTAAAGGACATACTAAAGTTACTGTGCATTATaagaatttatttgatgatttacaTAAATTGGATGTATTTGTCAAGTACAAATATACCAAAATTAACTTTGTTTATAAAATCGTCAGAATTTCCGGATTTGTCTTTATAGGATTGATTAGTTATTACTTGTTAGGATTACTTGATCTTTCTATTTAA
- a CDS encoding uncharacterized protein (Putative U2 snRNP-associated protein; Spider biofilm induced): MSSYEFPIVSVKNLPYNTSNSSLYEFFGKYGYINQIRINSSQPGTCFIIYHNIKNAQRAAQDLNGVNFNGRYLVTSMYQVDKSKINEEEMALRQEQLNLLKQQYSIK; the protein is encoded by the coding sequence ATGTCATCTTATGAATTTCCTATAGTACTGGTGAAAAACTTACCTTATAATACGTCAAACTCTTCTTTATATGAATTTTTCGGCAAATATGGCTacataaatcaaattcgAATAAACTCATCACAACCAGGAACttgttttataatttaCCATAACATCAAAAATGCACAAAGGGCAGCTCAAGACTTGAATGGAGTTAATTTCAATGGAAGATATTTAGTGACATCAATGTATCAAGTGGATAAATCAAAGattaatgaagaagaaatggCATTACGAcaagaacaattgaatctattaaaacaacaatattcTATTAAATAG
- a CDS encoding uncharacterized protein (Putative peptidyl-prolyl cis-trans isomerase; predicted endoplasmic reticulum (ER) localization) encodes MSSILLAVIFLVNLVLSSVIPQTDLKLSVEEQSHLEGDPSVTHKVVFTIKHGDELLGDLTLALFGETCPITVENFYQLAIRGEDGQGYKNSKFHRIINNFVIQGGDYDGRGGKSIYGDSFNDENFILKHNKLGRLSMANAGPNTNGGQFFILNGKPTPHLDGHHVVFGQLVDGFDTLQKISTVETKDSSPLKPVVISDVKTAIDKSKVNQKEETGTSSSSETEGITAVSTSVYSYLFIILLLGVVFAAYKMMPRRDQITTIKD; translated from the coding sequence ATGTCGAGTATTTTACTAGCCGTTATATTCCTTGTGAATTTGGTATTATCGTCGGTCATCCCTCAAACTGATCTCAAATTATCAGTTGAAGAGCAATCACATTTAGAAGGTGACCCTTCTGTTACTCATAAAGTAGTATTTACAATTAAACATGGTGATGAGTTATTGGGTGATTTGACTCTTGCATTATTTGGAGAAACATGTCCCATAActgttgaaaatttttatcaattagCCATTAGAGGAGAAGATGGTCAAGGTTATAAAAATAGTAAATTTCATcgtattattaataattttgttatACAAGGAGGTGATTATGATGGTCGCGGTGGGAAACTGATTTATGGTGATAGttttaatgatgaaaatttcattttaaaACATAATAAATTGGGGAGATTATCAATGGCTAATGCTGGACCAAATACTAATGGTGgacaatttttcattttaaaTGGTAAACCTACTCCACATTTAGATGGTCATCATGTAGTTTTTGGACAATTGGTTGATGGGTTTGATACTTTACAGAAGATAAGTACAGTTGAAACAAAAGATTCAAGTCCTTTGAAACCAGTGGTTATTAGTGATGTTAAAACTGccattgataaatcaaagGTAAACCAAAAGGAAGAAACAGGGACATCGTCATCTTCAGAAACTGAAGGAATCACAGCAGTGTCAACTTCAGTTTATAGCTATTTGTTCATAATACTCTTGTTAGGTGTTGTTTTTGCTGCATATAAGATGATGCCCAGACGTGATCAAATCACTACTATCAAAGATTAA
- the PRE3 gene encoding proteasome core particle subunit beta 1 (Putative beta-1 proteasome subunit; macrophage-induced protein; regulated by Gcn2p and Gcn4p; GlcNAc-induced protein) translates to MNGISVDINHLKKGEVNLGTSIMAVTFKDGVILGADSRTTTGSYIANRVTDKLTQIHDTIYCCRSGSAADTQAVADMVKYYLQIYSSQLPPGETPTTNIAANVFQEICYNNKDNLTAGIICAGYDRKNGGSVYSIPIGGSIHKQNYAIAGSGSSYIYGWCDENYKPSMEQEQCVEFVKTALSQAIKWDGSSGGLIRMVILTKNGVERRVVYLHE, encoded by the coding sequence ATGAACGGTATTTCAGTAGACATCaatcatttgaaaaaggGGGAAGTGAATTTAGGTACTTCAATTATGGCAGTTACTTTTAAAGATGGAGTAATATTAGGTGCCGATTCTCGTACTACAACCGGTTCATATATTGCCAATCGAGTCACTGATAAATTAACTCAAATTCATGATACTATATATTGTTGTCGTTCTGGATCAGCAGCAGATACTCAAGCAGTTGCTGATATGgtgaaatattatttacaaatttattCATCACAATTGCCTCCTGGTGAAActccaacaacaaatattgCTGCTAATgtatttcaagaaatttgttataataataaagataatTTAACTGCAGGAATCATTTGTGCTGGTTATGATAGAAAAAATGGTGGATCAGtttattcaattccaaTAGGTGGATCAATtcataaacaaaattatgCCATTGCTGGTTCAGGGTCGTCATATATTTATGGTTGGTGTGatgaaaattataaacCAAGTATGGAACAAGAACAATGTGTTGAGTTTGTAAAGACAGCTTTATCACAAGCAATTAAATGGGATGGTTCATCTGGTGGTCTTATTAGAATGGTTATTTTGACTAAAAATGGAGTAGAAAGACGTGTTGTATATTTGCATGAATAA
- the QDR2 gene encoding Qdr2p (Predicted MFS membrane transporter, member of the drug:proton antiporter (12 spanner) (DHA1) family; Spider biofilm induced) codes for MLSTTQSVTEPTEVTSKKVEDIEKENDEETPYSIFTSYDRLVLIVILSLIGFWSTISSPIYFPALPTLTSYFHTSSSIMNISVVAYLIFQGIAPTISSNLADTFGRRPVILASIIVFCASCVAISQTNVYWLLAVLRCIQAAGIAAVISISSGVAGDVCTRANRGSMVGAVAGLQLVGNGIGGLVGAALISSFNSWRSIFIFLTIGGGVTFILAIFILPETSRKLVGNGSVVPKNILNKSPYIYLPHFKKRMNNDITTIVPATRFDLLGPLKIFFQKNVFCTLLPVGIHFAAWTMVLTSLSTELESRYHYSVMHVGLIYLPQGIACIAGSLVVGKSLDWYYRYRKTIYDQEVECLPLDERPQFNIVATRLTLSVVPALLMIIGLVIFGWCIQYKRHIISIIISTILVSFSASVFIAICTTMLVDLYPNNGSGSTSCLNLMRCWLAALGAGVLDSMINAMNVGGTYTVVAGFCILFDLALIYVLHNAKKKFSNSGPTTTKSPPKQ; via the coding sequence ATGCTATCAACAACACAATCAGTCACAGAACCCACTGAGGTAACACTGAAAAAAGTTGAAgacattgaaaaagaaaatgacGAAGAAACTCCCTATTCAATATTCACTTCCTACGATAGATTAGTATTGATAGTAAttctttcattaattgGATTTTGGAGTACGATATCAAGTCCAATTTATTTCCCAGCATTACCTACATTAACATCATATTTCCACACAAGTTCATCAATCATGAATATATCAGTTGTGGcatatttgattttccaaGGCATCGCTCCGACAATCTCATCTAATTTAGCAGACACATTTGGCAGAAGACCAGTGATACTAGCGAGTATAATAGTATTCTGTGCCTCTTGTGTCGCCATTTCACAAACAAATGTTTATTGGCTACTAGCGGTATTACGATGCATTCAAGCTGCAGGGATAGCAGCAGTCATTTCTATAAGTTCAGGTGTAGCAGGTGATGTGTGTACTAGAGCCAATCGTGGAAGTATGGTTGGAGCAGTTGCTGGTTTACAATTAGTTGGCAATGGAATTGGTGGATTGGTGGGTGCAGCTTTGATCAGTTCATTCAATAGTTGGAGatcaatatttatatttttaacTATTGGAGGTGGTGTCACATTTATATTGGCGATTTTTATATTACCAGAAACATCAAGGAAATTAGTTGGAAATGGATCAGTTGTACCTAAAAACattttaaacaaatcaCCATATATTTACCTTCCACAtttcaagaaaagaatgaatAATGACATAACTACAATAGTACCGGCAACTAggtttgatttattaggtcctttgaaaatttttttccaaaaaaatgtcTTTTGCACACTATTACCTGTGGGAATACATTTTGCAGCATGGACGATGGTTTTGACTTCATTGTCTACTGAGTTAGAGTCTAGGTATCATTACAGTGTCATGCATGTAGGCTTGATTTATCTCCCTCAAGGGATTGCTTGTATTGCTGGTTCTTTGGTAGTAGGGAAATCTTTGGATTGGTATTACCGATACAGAAAGACAATATATGACCAAGAAGTTGAATGTTTACCATTGGACGAAAGACCACAATTTAATATCGTGGCTACTCGATTAACCCTAAGTGTTGTTCCTGCCTTGTTAATGATCATTGGATTGGTGATATTTGGTTGGTGCATTCAATATAAACGACATATAATATCCATTATAATTTCTACTATTTTAGTATCCTTTTCTGCATCAGTCTTTATAGCTATTTGCACAACCATGTTGGTTGATTTATATCCTAATAATGGAAGCGGATCTACTAGTTGTCTTAATTTGATGAGATGTTGGTTAGCAGCTTTGGGAGCCGGGGTTTTAGATAGTATGATCAATGCAATGAATGTTGGAGGAACATACACTGTCGTTGCTGGGTTTTGCATTTTATTTGATCTAGCATTGATTTACGTTTTACATAATGCCAAAAAGAAGTTTAGTAATAGTGGGCCAACCACCACGAAATCCCCACCCAAACAATAG
- the GAP2 gene encoding amino acid permease (General amino acid permease; ketoconazole, flucytosine repressed; Ssy1-dependent histidine induction; regulated by Nrg1, Tup1; colony morphology-related gene regulation by Ssn6; Spider and flow model biofilm induced) has product MPEKELDYIRSTDAAGSTEKDGGIYIDAFDKQDNAPPKKGFAKFIDGFRRADAEELGIDPNLSEAEKIAIMTANSPLTRSLKNRHLQMIAIGGSIGTGLFVGSGSSLHTGGPAGLLIAYILIGTMIYCTVMSLGELAVTFPVSGAFVTYNSRFIDPSWGFAMAWNYAMQWLVVLPLELVAAAMTVKYWDAKTNSAAFVVIFYVLIVAINFFGVRGYGEAEFIFSAVKVLAVLGFIILGIVLCAGGGPQGGYIGGKNWYIEGAPFPNGAKGVITVFVNAAFAFAGTELCGLAAAETENPRKSLPKACKQVFWRITLFYVICLTLVGLLVPWNDERLLGSSSADASASPFVISIRNAGIKGLPSVMNVVIMIAVLSVGNSSVYGSSRTLAALAASNQAPKIFGYIDKQGRPLVGIIAQLLVGLLCFLAASDKQGEVFNWLLALSGLSSIFTWGSINVCLIRFRRALAAQGRDTGELVFTSQVGVIGAIWGAFLNTVVLCLQFWIAVWPLHSSPSAEAFFSAYLTVPVVIVFYVGHKLWTKNWQVYICAKDIDIDTGRRELDLDLVKQEVAEEKAYIASLPFYRRVYNAWC; this is encoded by the coding sequence ATGCCAGAAAAGGAATTAGATTACATTAGGTCCACAGATGCTGCTGGATCCACCGAAAAAGACGGTGGAATTTATATTGATGCCTTTGACAAACAAGATAACGCCCCACCAAAGAAAGGGTTTGCCAAATTCATTGATGGTTTCAGACGTGCTGATGCTGAAGAATTAGGTATTGATCCTAACTTGTCAGAAGCAGAAAAAATTGCCATTATGACTGCAAACTCCCCATTGACTCgttcattgaaaaatagaCATTTACAAATGATTGCTATTGGTGGTAGTATTGGTACTGGTCTTTTCGTTGGTTCGGGTTCTTCTTTACATACTGGGGGTCCAGCTGGGCTTTTGATTGCTTATATACTTATTGGAACTATGATTTATTGTACAGTTATGTCCCTTGGGGAATTGGCTGTTACTTTCCCTGTATCTGGTGCTTTTGTTACTTATAATAGTCGTTTTATTGATCCAAGTTGGGGGTTTGCCATGGCTTGGAATTATGCTATGCAATGGCTAGTGGTGTTGCCCTTGGAATTGGTTGCTGCAGCAATGACGGTGAAATATTGGGATGCCAAAACAAACCTGGCGGCGTTCGTGGTTATTTTCTATGTTTTGATTGTTGCTATTAACTTTTTTGGTGTCCGTGGTTACGGTGAAGCtgaatttatatttagtGCCGTTAAAGTTTTGGCTGTTTTGggtttcattattttggGTATTGTATTGTgtgctggtggtggtcCACAAGGTGGTTATATTGGAGGTAAAAACTGGTATATTGAAGGTGCTCCATTCCCTAATGGTGCTAAAGGTGTCATAACGGTGTTTGTGAATGCTGCCTTTGCTTTCGCTGGTACTGAATTGTGTGGATTGGCTGCTGCTGAAACCGAAAACCCAAGAAAATCATTACCAAAAGCTTGTAAGCAAGTTTTCTGGAGAATCACTTTATTCTATGTCATCTGTTTGACTTTAGTTGGGTTATTGGTTCCATGGAATGATGAAAGATTATTGGGTAGTTCTTCTGCTGATGCTTCTGCTTCTCCATTCGTCATTTCAATTAGAAATGCTGGTATTAAAGGTTTACCATCAGTTATGAATGTTGTTATTATGATTGCTGTCTTATCTGTTGGTAACTCCTCTGTCTATGGTTCCTCAAGAACTTTGGCTGCTTTGGCTGCTTCCAACCAAGCTccaaaaatatttggttACATTGATAAACAAGGTAGACCGTTAGTTGGTATTATTGCCCAATTGCTTGTTGGTTTATTATGTTTCCTTGCTGCATCCGATAAACAAGGTGaagttttcaattggttGTTGGCCTTGTCTGGTTTGTCTTCTATTTTCACTTGGGGATCAATTAATGTTTGTTTGATTAGATTCAGAAGAGCATTGGCTGCTCAAGGTAGAGACACTGGTGAATTGGTTTTCACTTCTCAAGTTGGTGTTATTGGTGCTATTTGGGGTGCTTTTTTGAACACTGTTGTTCTTTGTTTACAATTCTGGATTGCTGTGTGGCCATTGCATTCTTCCCCAAGTGCTGAAGCTTTCTTCAGTGCTTACTTGACTGTTcctgttgttattgttttctaCGTTGGTCATAAACTCTGGACCAAGAATTGGCAAGTCTACATTTGTGCCAAGGATATTGATATCGATACTGGTAGAAGAGAATTGGACTTGGACTTGGTCAAACAAGAAGTTGCCGAAGAAAAGGCTTACATTGCTTCTTTGCCATTCTACAGAAGAGTCTACAATGCTTGGTGTTGA